In Sphaerodactylus townsendi isolate TG3544 linkage group LG13, MPM_Stown_v2.3, whole genome shotgun sequence, one DNA window encodes the following:
- the HIC2 gene encoding LOW QUALITY PROTEIN: hypermethylated in cancer 2 protein (The sequence of the model RefSeq protein was modified relative to this genomic sequence to represent the inferred CDS: inserted 1 base in 1 codon; deleted 8 bases in 4 codons; substituted 5 bases at 5 genomic stop codons), with protein sequence MELPNHAKQLLLQLNQQRAKGFLCDVIIVVENALFRAHKNILAASSMYFKSLVLHDNLINLDTDMVNPTVFRQILDFIYTGKLLMTDQPGEQNFNALLTAASYLQLHDLAALCRKKLKRNGRSLXHNGWPGGAPQMSERPPRSSQRGLLPLLQAVITRYSGSTEGMKGSHSKEMPKGKISDDEVFISSSNQENSLALNRGISKNGGEGSNSSANGSSGDQELGLDLSKKSPSLPTAPSLDDMQHSDSLRGSPRPASAPAANSASLFDESTAGAPPNLRSNCVTPWEMXIXAVETASPTLGEGNQRKSIVTPASRKKEWIQEANSARPQQERGLRGKKGTEESCEELPXRHFSRVHCVAESRQSGSRSLGLSTYGTELPFPCKGEVEKSGQGERVASGQSESESGGHTSANFVYRQEGYEPVAFGDNLYVCIPCGKGFPSSEQLNAHVETHTEEDLYIKEEGSYDDKEEEAEDLSNPNQPYTSESRPFKCSVCEKSYKDPAXLSDSRTKRELIVXWRPFPCNICGKMFTQRGTMTRHMRSHLGLKPFACEECGMRFTRQYRLTEHMRVHSGEKPYECQLCGGKFTQQRNLISHLRMHSSPT encoded by the exons ATGGAACTGCCAAATCATGCCAAACAACTGCTTCTGCAGCTGAATCAGCAACGAGCCAAAGGTTTCCTCTGCGACGTGATCATTGTCGTCGAAAATGCCCTCTTTCGCGCCCACAAGAAC ATCCTCGCAGCAAGCAGCATGTATTTCAAATCCCTCGTCCTGCACGACAACCTGATAAACTTAGATACGGACATGGTCAACCCCACCGTGTTCCGTCAGATCTTGGACTTTATTTATACTGGGAAGCTCTTAATGACTGACCAGCCTGGTGAACAGAACTTTAATGCTCTCCTCACCGCAGCAAGCTACCTCCAACTACATGACCTAGCAGCCCTTTGCCGAAAGAAGCTGAAACGCAACGGGAGGTCTTTGTAGCACAACGGGTGGCCGGGCGGTGCCCCTCAGATGTCGGAGAGACCTCCACGCAGCAGTCAGAGAGGGCTTCTCCCACTGCTTCAAGCAGTCATAACTCGTTATTCAGGGTCAACTGAGGGAATGAAGGGCTCTCACTCGAAGGAGATGCCAAAGGGAAAGATCTCAGATGATGAGGTCTTCATCAGCAGTTCCAACCAAGAAAACTCTCTTGCCCTGAATAGGGGGATCAGTAAGAACGGCGGAGAGGGGAGCAACAGCAGTGCTAACGGGAGCAGCGGAGATCAGGAGCTTGGCCTGGACCTATCCAAGAAAAGCCCCTCACTCCCTACAGCGCCATCCCTTGATGACATGCAGCACAGCGACAGCCTGCGTGGTTCTCCCAGACCTGCCTCAGCCCCCGCAGCCAACAGTGCCTCATTGTTTGACGAGTCCACCGCCGGAGCCCCGCCAAACCTA CGGAGCAACTGCGTAACTCCATGGGAAATGTAGATTTGAGCGGTGGAGACCGCCAGTCCCACTCTCGGGGAAGGCAACCAGCGGAAGAGCATAGTCACTCCCGCATCGCGCAAGAAGGAGTGGATCCAAGAAGCGAATAGCGCCCGACCCCAGCAGGAGCGAGGCTTGAGGGGCAAGAAGGGGACGGAAGAAAGTTGCGAGGAGCTTCCCTAGCGGCATTTTAGTAGGGTCCATTGTGTAGCTGAGAGTCGGCAGAGCGGAAGCCGTAGTCTGGGACTGAGCACCTATGGGACAGAGCTACCATTTCCATGCAAAGGCGAAGTGGAGAAAAGCGGGCAAGGAGAACGTGTGGCGAGTGGGCAGAGTGAAAGCGAG AGTGGTGGGCACACCAGCGCCAACTTC GTCTACCGGCAGGAAGGCTACGAGCCAGTGGCCTTCGGGGACAACCTCTACGTCTGCATCCCTTGTGGAAAGGGGTTCCCTAGCTCCGAACAGCTGAACGCCCACGTGGAAACGCACACAGAGGAAGATCTCTACATCAAAGAAGAAGGATCGTACGACGACAAGGAGGAGGAAGCGGAGGATCTGTCCAATCCCAACCAGCCCTACACCTCAGAATCCCGGCCCTTCAAGTGTTCCGTGTGCGAGAAGAGCTACAAGGATCCAG ATCTCTCCGACAGCCGCACGAAGAGGGAGCTCATTGTGTAATGGCGGCCTTTCCCTTGCAATATCTGTGGCAAGATGTTCACCCAGCGGGGCACCATGACCCGACACATGCGCAGCCACTTGGGCCTCAAACCCTTTGCTTGCGAGGAGTGCGGGATGCGCTTTACCCGGCAGTACCGACTGACAGAGCATATGCGTGTCCACTCAGGGGAAAAGCCCTACGAATGTCAACTGTGCGGCGGGAAGTTTACCCAACAGCGCAACCTTATCAGCCACCTCCGGATGCATAGCTCTCCTACATAA